One Haloterrigena salifodinae DNA window includes the following coding sequences:
- a CDS encoding amino acid-binding ACT protein, translated as MGDEPTPPGDLGTETDGGVRTYTVRLELVDEPGELLAALEPIAENGGNLMSIHHERGNITPRGHIPVEVDLGCPPDRFDDIVAALRENGINVIQAGAERYGEEISVVLVGHLIETDLSDTLLAIENETSAAVLDLSLSAPQGTGDTSSARVRLAIDSGRSEAVFETIRSVSEEKDLTVVEPLLGGDA; from the coding sequence ATGGGTGACGAACCGACGCCACCGGGTGACCTCGGCACCGAGACCGACGGCGGCGTTCGTACCTACACCGTCCGCCTCGAACTGGTCGACGAACCCGGCGAGTTACTCGCCGCGCTGGAACCGATCGCCGAAAACGGCGGCAATCTCATGAGTATCCACCACGAACGCGGCAATATCACGCCGCGAGGACACATTCCCGTCGAGGTCGACCTCGGCTGTCCGCCGGATCGGTTCGACGATATCGTCGCCGCACTCCGGGAAAACGGCATCAACGTCATTCAGGCCGGCGCCGAACGCTACGGCGAAGAGATCAGCGTCGTGCTGGTTGGTCACCTCATCGAGACGGATCTCTCCGATACCCTGCTGGCGATCGAGAACGAGACGAGCGCCGCGGTTCTCGATCTGTCGCTGTCCGCGCCACAGGGAACCGGCGACACCTCGAGCGCCCGAGTGCGACTCGCGATCGACTCCGGGCGGTCCGAAGCGGTCTTCGAGACCATCCGATCGGTCAGCGAGGAGAAGGATCTCACCGTCGTCGAACCGCTGCTCGGAGGTGACGCCTGA
- a CDS encoding homoserine dehydrogenase, which produces MRLAILGAGDVGRSVADLAGEYGHEVVALADSTNAVIDDDGIDVEGALQRKRSGEPVGVDDPDDVFEGEYDVLVEATPTTLGDAEPGFTHVERALEADRHVVLANKGPVAERYDELRALEDESAGSIRFEATVGGAIPVLSTIEDETPQAVTAVRGVLNGTANFILTRMAAEGLDYDHVLAEAQDLGVAEADPTFDVDGTDAALKFVILANVLSDGGFALEDADVEGIQNIPGSALNLAAEDGRTIRLIGEATREGVRVAPRLVPQNGPLAVTGTRNIVQIETRHAGSLHSSGRGAGGPETATAVLSDVSRLADR; this is translated from the coding sequence ATGCGACTCGCGATTCTCGGTGCAGGCGACGTCGGACGATCGGTCGCCGACCTCGCCGGCGAGTACGGTCACGAGGTCGTCGCCCTCGCCGATTCGACGAACGCCGTCATCGACGACGACGGCATCGACGTCGAAGGCGCACTCCAGCGCAAACGCAGCGGCGAACCCGTCGGCGTCGACGACCCCGACGACGTCTTCGAGGGCGAGTACGACGTCCTCGTGGAGGCGACGCCGACAACGCTCGGCGACGCCGAACCCGGATTCACCCACGTCGAACGCGCCCTCGAGGCCGACCGCCACGTCGTGTTGGCCAACAAGGGCCCCGTCGCCGAACGGTACGACGAACTCCGCGCGCTCGAGGACGAGAGCGCGGGTTCGATCCGGTTCGAAGCGACGGTCGGCGGTGCCATCCCGGTCCTCTCGACGATCGAAGACGAAACGCCGCAGGCCGTCACAGCGGTTCGCGGAGTCCTCAACGGCACGGCGAACTTCATCCTGACCCGGATGGCCGCCGAGGGACTGGACTACGATCACGTCCTCGCGGAGGCCCAGGACCTGGGCGTCGCCGAGGCCGACCCCACCTTCGACGTCGACGGCACCGACGCCGCGCTCAAGTTCGTCATCCTGGCGAACGTCCTTTCCGACGGCGGCTTCGCTCTCGAGGACGCGGATGTCGAGGGAATCCAGAACATTCCGGGTAGCGCGTTGAATCTGGCCGCCGAAGACGGCCGAACGATTCGGCTGATCGGCGAGGCCACCCGCGAAGGCGTCCGCGTCGCCCCGCGACTCGTCCCGCAAAACGGCCCGCTCGCGGTCACCGGTACCCGCAATATCGTCCAGATCGAAACGCGCCACGCCGGCTCGCTCCACTCGAGCGGCCGCGGCGCCGGCGGCCCGGAGACCGCCACCGCCGTTCTCTCCGACGTCAGTCGACTGGCCGATCGCTGA
- a CDS encoding PPC domain-containing DNA-binding protein gives MDYTEESDRIVVRLDPGDEVLASLETLRDDAGLEQGFLMGIGAVDEVVLGHYDVSEQEYNEERFTGQYEVTSFLGNIGPDKIHTHIQLGDENFESLGGHCSEAVVSGTFEIVVFPGETSLTHQLDERTGLDVFDL, from the coding sequence ATGGACTACACTGAAGAATCCGACCGAATCGTCGTTCGACTCGATCCCGGCGACGAAGTATTGGCCTCCCTCGAGACGCTCCGCGACGACGCGGGACTCGAGCAAGGCTTCTTGATGGGGATCGGCGCCGTCGACGAGGTCGTGCTCGGCCACTACGACGTATCCGAACAGGAGTACAACGAGGAGCGGTTCACCGGGCAGTATGAGGTGACGAGCTTCCTCGGAAACATCGGTCCCGACAAGATCCACACGCACATCCAACTCGGAGACGAGAACTTCGAGTCCCTCGGGGGCCACTGCTCGGAGGCAGTCGTCTCCGGGACGTTCGAGATCGTCGTCTTCCCGGGCGAGACCTCGCTCACCCACCAGCTGGACGAACGGACCGGACTCGACGTCTTCGACCTCTGA
- a CDS encoding DUF7331 family protein, with product MHAKGDYDEREATADRAFDHYVSYEDGDGTVICDRRTPSAWIRSTTVWSCRR from the coding sequence ATGCACGCAAAGGGCGACTACGATGAGCGAGAGGCGACGGCGGATCGAGCGTTCGACCACTACGTCAGCTACGAGGACGGCGATGGCACCGTCATCTGCGATCGGCGGACCCCGTCCGCGTGGATCCGATCGACGACCGTGTGGTCGTGCCGACGGTGA
- a CDS encoding DUF7123 family protein, giving the protein MSTAMAADLTSKQHRILQYLRDNAGTKTYFKSRLIGQELGMTAKEVGSNITALQDGNFDVEIEKWGYSSSTTWKVNV; this is encoded by the coding sequence ATGAGCACTGCAATGGCGGCCGACCTCACGAGCAAGCAACACCGTATCCTCCAGTACCTTCGCGATAACGCCGGCACGAAGACCTACTTCAAGTCGCGACTCATCGGCCAGGAACTCGGAATGACCGCGAAGGAAGTCGGATCGAACATTACGGCGCTGCAGGACGGCAACTTCGACGTCGAGATCGAAAAATGGGGTTACTCCTCGAGTACGACGTGGAAAGTTAACGTTTAA
- a CDS encoding archaea-specific SMC-related protein, with amino-acid sequence MEPGLDTKQRDIPGAATLSVDNIGGIDETEVTFHRGVTVLSGRNATNRTSLLQAIMAALGSEQASLKADADEGHAVLEFGDETYRRTLERRGGTIVTDGDPYLDDPELADLFAFLLETNEARQAVARGDDLRELIMRPVDTDAIKAEIEQYEQQKRELDERLSELDDLENRLPDLEAKRTRLTDEIESLQADLEEAREELEETNVDVEQRREEESELEEKLAELRDTRSELETVRDRIETERESIEALEDERDEVEERLESLSSGDETEVSRLEAEIDTLQTEKAELSDEISQLQSTIQFNEQLLDEQESVLPDAATEDDDGPVTDQLLADSESVTCWTCGSSVPRDQIETTIEQLRSVRQERIEERSEISSDLDERRETLSEINENKTEYRQTQRRLDSIDDELDRRQGRLDDLVDDREALTEEIDDLETTIDDLETDDYSGVLDQHKEVNQLEFELERKEREREEIDDEIDEIEQRLDDRSNLQERREDITDELTDLRTRIDQIEADAVEGFNEHMENLLEALGYDNLDRIWIDRTRREVREGRRKVERSSFDLKIVRSTDDGAAYEDTIGHLSESEREVTGLVFALAGYLVHDVYETVPFMLLDSLEAIDSERIAKVVEYFESYVPYLVVALLDEDAQAVDVEHEVVSDI; translated from the coding sequence ATGGAACCTGGACTGGATACGAAACAACGAGACATTCCGGGGGCAGCCACCCTTTCGGTCGATAACATCGGGGGTATCGACGAAACGGAGGTTACGTTTCACCGCGGGGTGACGGTGCTCTCCGGGCGCAACGCGACCAACCGAACATCGCTGCTGCAGGCGATCATGGCAGCGCTCGGAAGCGAGCAAGCGAGTCTCAAAGCCGACGCCGACGAGGGCCACGCGGTCCTCGAGTTCGGCGACGAGACATACCGGCGGACGCTCGAACGCCGAGGCGGAACGATTGTTACCGACGGCGATCCGTATCTCGACGATCCGGAACTCGCCGATCTGTTCGCGTTCCTGCTCGAAACTAACGAAGCGCGACAGGCCGTCGCCCGCGGCGACGACCTCCGCGAACTGATCATGCGGCCGGTCGACACCGACGCGATCAAGGCCGAAATCGAGCAGTACGAACAGCAGAAACGGGAACTCGACGAGCGGCTGTCCGAACTCGACGATCTCGAGAACCGGCTGCCCGACCTCGAGGCAAAACGGACCCGTCTCACCGACGAGATCGAGTCGCTTCAGGCGGACCTCGAAGAGGCCCGCGAAGAACTCGAGGAGACGAACGTCGACGTCGAACAGCGACGCGAGGAGGAGTCCGAACTCGAGGAGAAACTCGCGGAGCTTCGCGACACCCGCTCGGAGCTCGAAACCGTCCGCGACCGCATCGAGACCGAACGCGAGAGTATCGAGGCTCTCGAGGACGAACGCGACGAGGTCGAGGAGCGTCTCGAGTCGCTCTCGTCGGGCGACGAGACGGAGGTCAGCCGCCTCGAAGCCGAAATCGACACCCTCCAGACGGAAAAGGCGGAACTCTCCGACGAGATCTCGCAGCTACAGAGTACGATTCAGTTCAACGAGCAACTGCTCGACGAACAGGAATCGGTCCTTCCGGATGCCGCCACTGAGGACGATGACGGCCCGGTTACGGACCAGTTGCTCGCGGACTCGGAGTCAGTCACCTGCTGGACCTGCGGCTCGTCGGTTCCCCGCGACCAGATCGAGACGACGATCGAACAGCTCCGGTCCGTCCGACAGGAGCGCATCGAAGAGCGCTCCGAGATCAGCTCCGACCTCGACGAGCGTCGGGAGACGCTCTCGGAGATCAACGAGAACAAGACCGAGTACCGGCAGACTCAGCGTCGCCTCGATTCGATCGACGACGAACTCGACCGGCGACAGGGCCGGCTCGACGACCTGGTTGACGACCGCGAGGCCCTCACCGAGGAGATCGACGACCTCGAGACGACGATCGACGACCTCGAGACCGACGACTACAGCGGGGTCCTCGACCAGCACAAGGAGGTCAACCAACTCGAGTTCGAACTCGAACGCAAGGAGCGCGAGCGCGAGGAGATCGACGACGAGATCGACGAGATCGAACAGCGACTCGACGACCGCAGCAATCTCCAGGAGCGTCGCGAAGACATCACCGACGAACTGACGGATCTCCGAACGCGCATCGATCAGATCGAGGCCGACGCCGTCGAGGGGTTCAACGAACACATGGAGAACCTCCTCGAGGCACTGGGTTACGATAACCTCGACCGCATCTGGATCGACCGGACGCGCCGCGAGGTCCGCGAGGGCCGCCGGAAGGTCGAGCGATCGTCGTTCGACCTCAAAATCGTCCGCAGTACCGACGACGGCGCGGCCTACGAGGACACGATCGGGCACCTGAGCGAGAGCGAGCGAGAGGTAACCGGTCTCGTGTTCGCGCTCGCGGGCTATCTCGTCCACGATGTCTACGAGACGGTCCCGTTCATGCTGCTCGACTCCCTCGAGGCAATCGACTCCGAACGGATCGCCAAAGTCGTCGAGTACTTCGAGTCCTACGTGCCGTATCTCGTCGTGGCGCTGCTGGACGAGGACGCGCAGGCCGTCGACGTCGAGCACGAGGTCGTCTCGGACATCTAA
- the rdfA gene encoding rod-determining factor RdfA — protein sequence MTDRSSSTDSEAVCTCKLGRVATQYELAGLNDDLVAYWTGDGDDQRSTRELATYVNHRVLEAALEEADIPPKEGEVENTYRLLTDDDVSSGTRVQTRNELQRDGVPIDRVESDFVSHQTVYKHLTDCLGAKLETPSDEERLESSSEKLGALQNRTAAVTADTVAQLERNEVVAIGDFDVTVSVTVTCEDCLQEYTIRELLENRACDCHAADADGA from the coding sequence GTGACCGATCGTTCCAGTTCGACTGATTCGGAGGCGGTGTGTACGTGCAAGCTCGGGCGGGTCGCGACGCAGTACGAGCTCGCGGGTCTCAACGACGACCTGGTCGCCTACTGGACTGGGGACGGAGACGACCAGCGCAGCACGCGCGAACTCGCGACCTACGTCAATCACCGCGTGCTCGAGGCGGCGCTCGAGGAGGCGGACATCCCGCCCAAAGAGGGAGAGGTCGAGAACACCTACCGACTGTTGACCGACGACGACGTCAGCAGCGGGACCCGGGTTCAGACTCGAAACGAACTCCAACGGGACGGCGTTCCGATCGACCGAGTCGAGTCGGATTTCGTCTCTCACCAGACGGTCTACAAACACCTTACCGACTGTCTCGGCGCGAAACTCGAGACGCCGAGCGATGAAGAACGGCTGGAGAGCAGCAGCGAAAAGCTCGGTGCGTTACAGAATCGGACTGCGGCCGTTACGGCGGACACCGTCGCCCAACTCGAGCGCAACGAGGTCGTCGCCATCGGCGACTTCGACGTCACCGTCTCGGTTACGGTAACCTGTGAGGACTGCCTCCAGGAGTACACCATCAGGGAACTCCTCGAGAACCGGGCGTGTGATTGTCACGCGGCGGACGCGGACGGCGCATAA
- a CDS encoding type I 3-dehydroquinate dehydratase, with the protein MTVDGFSLAATTNDLGREPDAREAADLLEFRMDSANDPIEQLADYDGELPILATNRSQWAGGHAEDQGRLDALMTAAEFGAVELVDVELETARGTEWVVDEFRDQDVELVISFHDFDATPDRETLDAIIEECAEYGDIAKFATQVEDRRDCLRILSAIESATRDGIRTAGMGMGKLGSHTRVVAPLYGSALGYAPLASDSSEYAPGQLPLRELRSLVETLETGAVDDGVLEGL; encoded by the coding sequence ATGACCGTCGACGGGTTCTCCCTCGCTGCGACGACGAACGATCTCGGACGGGAACCGGACGCGCGCGAGGCCGCCGATCTGCTCGAGTTTCGGATGGACAGCGCGAACGACCCGATCGAGCAACTCGCCGACTACGACGGCGAACTGCCAATTCTCGCCACGAACCGGTCGCAGTGGGCCGGCGGCCACGCGGAGGATCAGGGTCGCTTGGACGCGTTGATGACCGCCGCGGAATTCGGCGCCGTCGAACTGGTCGACGTTGAACTCGAGACGGCCCGTGGGACGGAGTGGGTTGTCGACGAGTTCCGCGACCAGGACGTAGAACTGGTGATCTCCTTCCACGATTTCGACGCAACGCCGGATCGGGAGACCCTCGACGCGATCATCGAGGAGTGCGCCGAGTACGGCGACATCGCCAAGTTCGCCACCCAGGTCGAAGACCGCCGGGACTGTCTGCGGATTCTGTCGGCGATCGAAAGCGCCACTCGCGACGGAATTCGGACCGCCGGGATGGGAATGGGAAAACTCGGCAGTCACACGCGCGTCGTCGCCCCGCTGTACGGTTCGGCGCTCGGCTACGCGCCGCTGGCCTCGGACTCGAGCGAGTACGCGCCTGGACAGTTGCCGCTGCGCGAACTCCGTTCGCTAGTAGAGACGCTCGAGACGGGCGCGGTGGATGATGGTGTTCTCGAGGGACTGTAG
- a CDS encoding DUF84 family protein, producing MDLAVGSTNPTKIDAVERTLERFDPTVVDAAVDSGVPEQPWSIEETVTGAENRAQRALAATDADYGIGLEGGVARIDGVPGLSLIMWAAATDGDRLERGGGPTLHLPDDVAHRLEDGAELGPVMDDRLGTDGIAEAEGAAGVLTAGLTSRTRALGEAVACAFGPFVADESSPDRA from the coding sequence ATGGACCTCGCAGTCGGAAGCACGAACCCGACCAAGATCGACGCCGTCGAACGGACCCTCGAGCGATTCGATCCGACCGTCGTCGACGCGGCGGTCGACTCCGGCGTCCCCGAGCAGCCGTGGTCGATCGAGGAGACCGTTACCGGCGCCGAGAACCGCGCCCAGCGCGCGCTCGCGGCGACCGACGCCGACTACGGGATCGGCCTCGAGGGCGGCGTCGCGCGTATCGACGGCGTCCCGGGGCTCTCGCTGATCATGTGGGCCGCGGCTACGGACGGCGACCGGCTGGAACGCGGCGGCGGGCCGACGCTTCACCTCCCGGACGACGTGGCGCATCGCCTCGAGGACGGGGCGGAGCTGGGGCCGGTGATGGACGACCGCCTCGGCACGGACGGGATCGCCGAGGCCGAGGGCGCCGCCGGCGTTCTGACGGCCGGCCTGACGAGCCGAACGCGAGCGCTCGGCGAGGCGGTCGCGTGTGCGTTCGGTCCGTTCGTCGCGGACGAGTCGAGCCCCGACCGCGCCTAG
- a CDS encoding 3-dehydroquinate synthase II produces the protein MTRSVWVKADDTVGDWDDRRARITAALEAGADWVLVDEEDVSRVRELGDINVAAFRTDGDVTLVDDIDDVETDADADADDVAESTTDADAVVVGKNGEGDATIDLPEDFSGSADLSTLRRRDGDVERGAYVRILGKEYERFAETAAEEADHTIIVGEDWTIIPLENLIARIGEETNLIAGVTTAEEAKTAFETLELGADAVLLDSDSPDEIRETVEVRDEAERESLDLEYAEVLDIEQIGSADRVCVDTGSLLEHDEGMLVGSMARGLVFVHAETAESPYVASRPFRVNAGAVHAYVRTPGGGTKYLSELQSGDEVQVVDTAGNTREAIVGRVKIEKRPMFRVALETDDGDRIETLLQNAETIKVATGEGRTAVTDLEAGDELLLYTEDTARHFGEAVEESIIEK, from the coding sequence ATGACGCGATCTGTCTGGGTCAAAGCCGACGACACCGTCGGCGACTGGGACGACCGCCGGGCGCGGATCACCGCCGCGCTCGAGGCGGGTGCAGACTGGGTACTGGTCGACGAAGAGGACGTCTCCCGCGTGCGCGAACTCGGCGACATCAACGTCGCCGCCTTCCGGACCGACGGCGACGTGACGCTGGTCGACGACATCGACGACGTCGAGACCGACGCGGACGCGGACGCCGACGACGTCGCCGAGTCGACGACGGACGCCGACGCGGTCGTCGTCGGCAAGAACGGCGAGGGCGACGCGACGATCGATCTCCCCGAAGACTTCTCCGGCTCGGCCGACCTCTCGACGCTTCGCCGGCGCGACGGCGACGTTGAGCGCGGCGCCTACGTCCGCATCCTCGGCAAAGAGTACGAGCGGTTCGCCGAGACGGCCGCCGAGGAGGCCGACCACACCATCATCGTCGGCGAGGACTGGACGATCATCCCCCTCGAGAACCTGATCGCCCGGATCGGCGAGGAGACCAACCTCATCGCGGGCGTCACCACCGCCGAGGAGGCGAAGACGGCCTTCGAGACCCTCGAACTGGGCGCCGACGCGGTTCTGCTCGACTCCGACAGTCCAGACGAGATCCGCGAGACCGTCGAGGTCCGCGACGAGGCCGAACGCGAGTCCCTCGACTTGGAGTACGCCGAGGTGCTCGACATCGAGCAGATCGGCAGTGCCGACCGTGTCTGTGTCGATACGGGAAGCCTGCTGGAACACGACGAAGGGATGCTTGTCGGCTCGATGGCCCGCGGCCTCGTGTTTGTCCACGCCGAGACGGCCGAATCCCCGTACGTTGCCTCCCGGCCCTTCCGGGTCAACGCGGGTGCCGTCCACGCCTACGTCCGCACGCCCGGCGGCGGCACGAAGTACCTCTCGGAGCTTCAGAGCGGCGACGAGGTCCAGGTCGTCGACACCGCGGGCAACACCCGCGAGGCCATCGTCGGCCGCGTCAAGATCGAGAAGCGGCCGATGTTCCGGGTCGCCCTCGAGACCGACGACGGCGACCGCATCGAGACGCTCCTCCAGAACGCCGAGACCATCAAGGTCGCCACCGGCGAGGGTCGGACCGCCGTCACGGACTTGGAGGCCGGCGACGAACTCCTGTTGTACACCGAGGACACGGCGCGTCACTTCGGCGAGGCCGTCGAAGAGAGTATCATCGAGAAATAG
- a CDS encoding transcription initiation factor IIB has translation MSNTPSNTRVRRTEHETDDTTETTDESEQSNLDCPECAGNLVVDDEHGETVCEDCGLVVEEDSVDRGPEWRAFDATEKNEKSRVGAPTTNTMHDKGLSTNIDWRNKDAYGNSLGSRQREKMQRLRKWNERFRTRDSKERNLKQALGEIDRMASALGLPTNVRETASVIYRRALDEDLLPGRSIEGVSTACVYAAARQAGVPRSLDEIADVSRVEKNEIARTYRYVVRELGLEVQPADPESYVPRFASGLELSDEAEHRARALLQNAKEKGVHSGKSPVGLAAAAVYAAALLTNEKTTQAAVSDVADISEVTIRNRYHELLEAEETLGLA, from the coding sequence ATGAGCAACACACCATCGAACACAAGAGTACGGCGTACCGAGCACGAAACAGACGACACAACCGAAACGACGGACGAAAGCGAGCAGAGCAACCTCGATTGCCCCGAGTGTGCGGGCAACCTCGTCGTCGACGACGAACACGGCGAGACCGTCTGCGAGGACTGCGGACTGGTCGTCGAGGAGGACTCAGTCGACCGCGGCCCCGAGTGGCGGGCCTTCGACGCTACCGAGAAAAACGAGAAGTCCCGCGTGGGCGCGCCCACGACGAACACGATGCACGACAAGGGGCTCTCGACGAACATCGACTGGCGCAACAAGGACGCCTACGGGAACTCCCTGGGCTCGCGCCAGCGCGAGAAGATGCAGCGCCTCCGCAAGTGGAACGAGCGCTTCCGCACTCGCGACTCCAAGGAGCGCAACCTGAAACAGGCACTCGGCGAGATCGACCGTATGGCCTCCGCGCTGGGACTCCCGACGAACGTCCGCGAGACTGCCTCCGTCATCTACCGCCGCGCGCTCGACGAGGATCTGCTCCCCGGCCGTTCGATCGAGGGCGTCTCGACGGCCTGCGTCTACGCCGCTGCCCGCCAGGCCGGCGTGCCCCGTAGCTTAGATGAGATCGCCGACGTCTCCCGCGTCGAGAAAAACGAGATCGCCCGCACCTACCGCTACGTGGTCCGGGAACTGGGCCTCGAGGTCCAGCCCGCCGACCCCGAGAGCTATGTCCCCCGCTTTGCCTCGGGACTCGAACTCTCGGACGAGGCCGAACACCGCGCTCGTGCCCTCCTGCAGAACGCCAAGGAGAAGGGCGTCCACAGCGGCAAGTCGCCGGTCGGCCTCGCGGCCGCCGCGGTCTACGCCGCCGCCCTGCTGACCAACGAGAAGACCACGCAGGCCGCCGTCAGCGACGTCGCCGACATCTCCGAAGTGACGATTCGGAACCGGTACCACGAACTCCTCGAGGCCGAGGAGACCCTCGGTCTCGCGTAA
- a CDS encoding NADH dehydrogenase subunit, producing MSITREAIRSVEPPEFAVTLRNAGLAGAGGAGFPTYAKWERLDEVDSLLVNHQESEPNYYMDKWLGRERTEELAALFDGLLERAFDRIVIAAKWPDRDEWMGDLEAATDATIYAPDALPVSEDETGIVIAYTDDKYEFGMESVLMRLVAGVVMGGNELPMDNGWIVQNTETLSNVYRALVDGEPTTRKFVHVDGRVPTHRFLEVPIGTPATDLLEAAGRTDDLADNEVILDGGPGWCFEIDAAPDAFGVRKRTNCLLVMEESVVKENTIGSGGRVNVLAPAAWKESVHETAPTEALRPDRVEVPLITNPDFEGVVTPSEPIVKVGDELETGEMIARPADGISIAQHAPIDGTVTGVGDRSITIERDDRSTSG from the coding sequence ATGAGTATTACTCGAGAGGCCATTCGATCGGTCGAACCGCCCGAATTCGCAGTGACGCTTCGTAATGCCGGCCTCGCGGGCGCAGGCGGCGCCGGATTCCCGACATACGCCAAGTGGGAGCGCCTCGACGAGGTCGACTCGCTGCTGGTCAACCACCAAGAGAGCGAACCGAACTACTACATGGACAAGTGGCTGGGCCGCGAGCGAACCGAGGAGTTGGCGGCGCTGTTCGACGGACTCCTCGAGCGGGCGTTCGATCGGATCGTCATCGCCGCCAAGTGGCCCGACCGCGACGAGTGGATGGGCGACCTCGAGGCGGCGACCGACGCGACGATCTATGCCCCGGACGCGCTGCCAGTCTCCGAAGACGAGACGGGAATCGTCATCGCCTACACCGACGACAAGTACGAGTTCGGGATGGAGAGCGTCCTCATGCGGCTCGTCGCGGGCGTGGTCATGGGAGGGAACGAACTCCCGATGGACAACGGCTGGATCGTTCAGAACACCGAGACGCTCTCGAACGTCTATCGCGCCCTCGTCGACGGGGAGCCGACGACCCGCAAGTTCGTCCACGTCGACGGGCGGGTGCCGACCCACCGGTTCCTTGAGGTACCGATCGGCACGCCGGCGACGGACCTGCTCGAGGCAGCGGGTCGCACGGACGACCTCGCCGACAACGAGGTCATTCTTGACGGTGGTCCGGGGTGGTGTTTCGAGATCGACGCGGCCCCGGATGCGTTCGGGGTCCGCAAGCGAACGAACTGCCTGCTCGTGATGGAGGAGTCGGTCGTCAAGGAGAACACCATCGGAAGCGGCGGCCGGGTCAACGTCCTCGCACCAGCGGCGTGGAAGGAGTCGGTCCACGAGACGGCCCCGACAGAAGCGCTCCGTCCGGACCGCGTCGAAGTGCCCCTGATCACGAACCCCGATTTCGAGGGGGTCGTCACGCCGAGCGAGCCGATCGTCAAAGTCGGCGACGAACTCGAGACCGGCGAGATGATCGCCCGGCCGGCCGACGGGATCAGCATCGCCCAGCACGCTCCGATCGACGGCACGGTTACCGGTGTCGGCGATCGATCGATTACGATCGAGCGCGATGACCGGTCGACGTCGGGCTGA
- a CDS encoding zinc ribbon domain-containing protein, with translation MTWLRAVVAAGLSMVFPGAGHVVIRDWLRALLFAGLYFVTFWLFFPVDQIAAAESFAEAMTITSEVDMLSQLTVLFVNLIAAFDAIVRALEFSPSSGGDDGGATCPECGKELDEDLEFCHWCTARLEPSPDEEPAQT, from the coding sequence ATGACATGGCTTCGCGCGGTCGTCGCCGCTGGCCTCTCGATGGTCTTTCCCGGTGCCGGACACGTCGTGATCCGGGACTGGCTTCGAGCGCTGCTCTTTGCCGGACTCTACTTCGTCACGTTCTGGCTCTTCTTCCCGGTCGATCAGATCGCAGCGGCCGAATCGTTCGCCGAGGCGATGACGATCACCAGCGAGGTCGACATGCTGTCTCAGCTAACGGTCCTGTTCGTCAACCTCATCGCGGCGTTCGACGCGATCGTTCGAGCGCTCGAGTTCTCGCCGAGCAGCGGCGGAGACGACGGCGGGGCTACCTGCCCCGAATGCGGAAAGGAACTCGACGAGGACCTCGAGTTCTGTCACTGGTGTACGGCCCGCCTCGAGCCGAGCCCCGACGAGGAACCGGCCCAGACGTAA